One region of Scophthalmus maximus strain ysfricsl-2021 chromosome 15, ASM2237912v1, whole genome shotgun sequence genomic DNA includes:
- the supt7l gene encoding STAGA complex 65 subunit gamma, whose amino-acid sequence MMRYWGEIPGPAGAPPSRSSFDLLQREFRSVEMQDPPLHQPSAQRPRPTTMLDIPSEPCSLTIHTVQLCQHARRLRGLLTVAQTQGQSSASNEGGSRMEEADANFPPRPPTPPIMPDDLLPVDSKAPRQPFQLRHSDPESDFYKGKGEPVTELSWPSCRQLLYQSVATVLAHAGFESAQESVLETLTDLVHEHYLRLTRLLRVAVDREARLGASPFPDVVEQVFHEVGIGSVLALQRFWQVRIKDYHSYMLQVSKDLSEEYERLVNPEKALEDSKPPRIKEEPMSDISFPVSEEPEADPASGDQALPIGVLGANGERLASGLDSVHSPQTSGGGGANNSPLWPQVKMEPQDGEDGQGSGHHHHHHHHGVLGGDVFEEGGPMSTMSESGGAMAPSPGGAASDASYASHSPDSLMGSSPVFNQRPKKRAKKM is encoded by the exons ATGATGCGTTACTGGGGAGAGATCCCCGGACCCGCGGGTGCACCTCCCAGCCGCAGCTCCTTTGACCTGCTCCAGCGGGAGTTTCGCTCTGTGGAGATGCAGGACCCTCCCCTCCACCAGCCCTCGGCGCAGCGTCCGCGGCCCACCACCATGCTGGACATCCCCTCGGAGCCCTGCAGCCTCACCATCCACACAGTGCAGCTGTGTCAGCATGCCCGCCGCCTCCGTGGCCTGCTGACAGTGGCCCAGACTCAGGGTCAGAGCTCGGCGTCCAATGAAGGTGGCAGCAGAATGGAGGAGGCTGACGCCAACTTTCCTCCACGTCCTCCCACCCCACCTATCATGCCAGATGATCTGCTGCCTGTGGACAGCAAAGCCCCCAGGCAACCCTTCCAGCTGCGCCACAGTGATCCTGAGAGTGACTTTTACAA GGGTAAAGGGGAGCCTGTGACAGAGCTGAGCTGGCCCTCCTGCAGACAGCTCCTCTACCAGTCAGTGGCCACCGTCCTGGCCCATGCCGGCTTTGAGTCTGCTCAAGAGAGTGTTCTGGAGACCTTGACCGACCTGGTCCACGAGCATTACCTGCGCCTCACCCGCCTGCTGCGGGTGGCGGTAGACCGCGAAGCGCGGCTGGGGGCGAGCCCCTTTCCAGACGTGGTGGAGCAGGTGTTCCACGAGGTGGGCATTGGCAGCGTGCTGGCCCTGCAGCGCTTCTGGCAAGTGAGGATCAAAGATTATCACAGCTACATGTTGCAG GTGAGCAAGGATCTGTCGGAGGAATACGAGCGGCTTGTGAACCCAGAGAAAGCTCTGGAGGATTCTAAGCCCCCAAGGATTAAGGAGGAGCCCATGAGTGACATCTCCTTCCCTGTCAGTGAGGAGCCTGAGGCAGACCCGGCCTCTGGAGACCAGGCTCTGCCCATTGGGGTCCTCGGGGCCAACGGTGAAAGGCTGGCTTCGGGCCTGGACAGTGTACACTCTCCTCAAACCTCGG GTGGGGGCGGGGCCAACAACTCCCCTCTGTGGCCGCAGGTAAAAATGGAGCCGCAGGATGGTGAGGACGGCCAAGGCTCaggccaccaccaccaccaccaccaccacggtGTCCTTGGTGGGGATGTGTTCGAGGAGGGGGGACCCATGTCCACCATGAGCGAATCTGGAGGAGCCATGGCGCCCTCGCCCGGTGGTGCGGCATCAGACGCCAGTTACGCCTCGCATTCGCCCGACTCCCTGATGGGCTCGTCACCCGTCTTCAACCAGAGACCCAAGAAACGGGCAAAGAAGATGTGA